The Streptomyces sp. SS1-1 genome has a segment encoding these proteins:
- a CDS encoding DUF4232 domain-containing protein, with the protein MRTISVTATVAALAAALLLTSCDSAGDDKDTQDKAGGAGCVADLAVRFGPANAAPAAGDTGNVPVTVTNRGDAPCTVEGLPGVDLVAGDTTAAVPAADAASAGKATFAKGASLAFTLTYVRGEEGGDGSLAARSATVRLPGADRSESFEWAYGAVALKDDGRTPDASVTGFQQSTD; encoded by the coding sequence ATGCGCACCATCTCCGTCACCGCCACCGTCGCCGCCCTCGCCGCGGCGCTCCTGCTGACCTCCTGCGACAGCGCCGGGGACGACAAGGACACCCAGGACAAGGCGGGCGGCGCCGGCTGCGTCGCCGATCTCGCCGTGCGCTTCGGGCCCGCCAACGCCGCGCCCGCCGCCGGGGACACGGGCAACGTGCCGGTGACCGTCACCAACCGCGGGGACGCCCCGTGCACCGTGGAGGGCCTGCCCGGCGTGGACCTGGTCGCCGGGGACACGACCGCCGCGGTCCCGGCCGCGGACGCCGCCTCGGCCGGGAAGGCGACCTTCGCGAAGGGCGCCTCGCTGGCGTTCACGCTCACCTACGTCCGCGGCGAGGAGGGCGGCGACGGCTCCCTCGCGGCACGGTCGGCGACGGTGCGGCTGCCCGGTGCCGACAGGAGCGAGAGCTTCGAGTGGGCGTACGGCGCTGTGGCCCTGAAGGACGACGGGCGCACGCCGGACGCCTCGGTGACCGGCTTCCAGCAGTCGACCGACTGA
- a CDS encoding Clp protease N-terminal domain-containing protein: MSTNPSITSSVRLDELIAAIKKVHEEPLDQLQDAVIAADHLGEVADHLIGHFVDQARRSGASWTDIGRSMGVTRQAAQKRFVPKEGNDLDPQQGFGRYTPRARSVVMAAHNEAIAARNPEGRPEHLVLGLLAEPDGIAAKAILDRGVLLDSVRQAATAALPPAADEVPELIPYGSDAKKVLELTFREALRLGHNYIGTEHILLALLEFENGTGVLSGLGITKQDAEAFTAAALSQYLGAGERTAREAAGEDGTPQG, from the coding sequence ATGTCGACGAACCCCAGCATCACGTCATCCGTGCGTCTCGACGAACTCATCGCGGCCATCAAGAAGGTCCACGAGGAGCCCCTGGACCAGCTCCAGGACGCCGTGATCGCCGCCGACCACCTCGGTGAGGTGGCGGACCATCTGATCGGCCACTTCGTGGACCAGGCGCGCCGCTCCGGTGCCTCCTGGACCGACATCGGCCGCAGCATGGGCGTCACCCGGCAGGCCGCGCAGAAGCGGTTCGTGCCCAAGGAGGGCAACGACCTCGACCCCCAGCAGGGCTTCGGCCGCTACACCCCGCGCGCCCGCAGCGTCGTGATGGCCGCCCACAACGAGGCCATCGCGGCCCGCAACCCCGAGGGGCGCCCCGAGCACCTGGTCCTCGGCCTGCTGGCCGAGCCGGACGGCATCGCCGCGAAGGCCATCCTCGACCGGGGCGTCCTCCTGGACTCCGTGCGCCAGGCCGCCACCGCCGCCCTGCCGCCCGCCGCCGACGAGGTCCCCGAGCTCATCCCGTACGGCTCCGACGCCAAGAAGGTCCTGGAGCTCACCTTCCGCGAGGCCCTGCGCCTCGGCCACAACTACATCGGCACCGAGCACATCCTGCTGGCCCTGCTGGAGTTCGAGAACGGCACCGGCGTCCTGTCCGGCCTCGGCATCACCAAGCAGGACGCCGAGGCGTTCACCGCCGCGGCGCTCTCGCAGTACCTCGGCGCCGGTGAGCGGACCGCCCGGGAGGCGGCCGGCGAGGACGGCACGCCCCAGGGCTGA
- a CDS encoding ABC transporter ATP-binding protein: MSTIEIDDLTKAYGRKRVVDGLSFTVRPGSVTGFLGPNGAGKSTTLRMALGLTRPDRGTARIQGRGYHEHAEPLRVVGALLDARWAHPKRSARAHLTWLAHSNRIGVGRVDEVLARVGLTEVAGRQVGGFSLGMSQRLGLAGALLGDPGVLILDEPANGLDPEGIAWMRGLLRQLAAEGRSVLVSSHLLAEMAQLADEVVVIGRGRLIKQCSIAELTTVDASSAGEVLVRGPEPGRLRELLTHAGATVTDGVPGPDPAAPPLLVTGMSCEDIGRAVAGAGLVLFELTPRRGTVEDAYLQLTGSSVEYRGSVRPAEERAV; this comes from the coding sequence ATGTCCACGATCGAGATCGACGACCTGACCAAGGCGTACGGCAGGAAGCGCGTCGTCGACGGCCTGTCGTTCACCGTGCGCCCGGGGTCCGTCACCGGATTCCTGGGGCCGAACGGTGCCGGCAAGAGCACGACCCTGCGCATGGCGCTGGGCCTGACCCGGCCCGACCGGGGGACGGCCCGCATCCAGGGGCGCGGCTACCACGAGCACGCCGAACCCCTGCGTGTCGTCGGGGCGTTGCTGGACGCGCGCTGGGCGCACCCCAAGCGCAGTGCGCGGGCGCATCTGACCTGGCTCGCGCACAGCAACCGGATCGGCGTCGGCCGGGTGGACGAGGTGCTGGCCAGGGTCGGGCTCACGGAGGTGGCGGGCCGGCAGGTCGGCGGCTTCTCGTTGGGCATGTCCCAACGGCTGGGACTGGCCGGGGCGTTGCTGGGCGATCCCGGGGTCCTGATCCTGGACGAGCCCGCGAACGGCCTCGACCCCGAGGGCATCGCGTGGATGCGCGGGCTCCTCAGGCAGCTCGCCGCCGAAGGGCGCAGCGTGCTGGTGTCCAGCCATCTGCTCGCCGAGATGGCGCAGTTGGCCGACGAGGTGGTGGTGATCGGCCGCGGGCGCCTCATCAAGCAGTGCTCCATCGCGGAACTCACCACGGTCGACGCCTCCTCCGCGGGCGAGGTGCTCGTCCGCGGTCCCGAACCGGGCCGGCTGCGGGAGCTGCTCACCCATGCGGGAGCCACCGTGACCGACGGCGTGCCGGGGCCCGATCCGGCCGCTCCGCCTCTGCTGGTCACCGGCATGAGCTGCGAGGACATCGGCCGGGCCGTGGCCGGGGCGGGCCTCGTGCTGTTCGAACTGACACCGCGCCGGGGGACGGTGGAGGACGCCTACCTCCAGCTCACGGGCAGTTCGGTGGAGTACCGGGGCTCGGTGCGCCCGGCGGAGGAGAGGGCCGTATGA
- a CDS encoding DUF397 domain-containing protein: MAKSHRTIGERPVDHDVYNGMAATELDGVAWQKSRHSNSQGSCVEFARLPGGDVAVRNSRFPDGPALVYTRAEIEAMLLGVKDGEFDHLVAG; this comes from the coding sequence ATGGCGAAGAGCCACCGCACCATCGGGGAGCGACCTGTGGACCACGACGTGTACAACGGCATGGCGGCCACGGAGCTGGACGGGGTGGCCTGGCAGAAGAGCAGGCACAGCAACTCCCAGGGCTCCTGCGTGGAGTTCGCGCGGCTGCCCGGCGGCGACGTCGCCGTGCGCAACTCGCGTTTCCCCGACGGCCCGGCCCTCGTCTACACCCGGGCCGAGATCGAGGCGATGCTCCTCGGGGTCAAGGACGGCGAGTTCGACCACCTGGTCGCGGGCTGA
- a CDS encoding SRPBCC family protein, whose product MSTDPGHGPDPVPEPLEDDLTVIRVDQFFPHPPAKVWRALTEPELLVQWQMQGAEAFRLEVGHRYTMTSVPRPNTDFSGTVEAEVLAYAPERMLSVRWRDASSANSADWTVTWRLEQEGRGTRLFLVHEGFDPDDPVQLMARKIMGGGWRTHVMRSLGHALERMDHPRTSQE is encoded by the coding sequence ATGAGCACAGACCCGGGCCACGGCCCCGATCCGGTCCCCGAACCGCTCGAGGACGACCTCACCGTCATCCGCGTGGACCAGTTCTTCCCGCACCCGCCCGCCAAGGTCTGGCGCGCCCTGACCGAGCCCGAGCTGCTCGTGCAGTGGCAGATGCAGGGGGCCGAGGCGTTCCGGCTGGAGGTCGGGCACCGGTACACGATGACGTCCGTGCCGCGACCGAACACCGACTTCTCCGGCACGGTCGAGGCGGAGGTCCTCGCCTACGCCCCCGAACGGATGCTGAGCGTCCGCTGGCGCGACGCATCCTCGGCCAACTCCGCTGACTGGACGGTTACTTGGCGTTTGGAACAAGAAGGGCGAGGAACACGTCTTTTTCTAGTGCACGAGGGGTTCGATCCGGACGACCCCGTTCAGCTCATGGCGCGGAAGATCATGGGCGGGGGCTGGCGCACTCATGTGATGCGATCCCTGGGGCACGCGCTGGAACGTATGGACCACCCACGTACGTCCCAGGAGTAA
- a CDS encoding serine hydrolase domain-containing protein — translation MRSRPVPTCVLGSSHDEPVVIGGHDPDRYAEMGSFSKVVTATVLQRLSEQEVVALDDPVERWLGVPAGTGITLRHLAGHTSGLPRAPPGLARFDPYRAFTEDRLRMLLAGLDRLVVGPPGEREEYSNLGYAVLGAALTAAAGRPYRELVAVHLLAPLGLPDDAMVVVPPAHNRSLPTGLFGRSAKPWTMSGAILPAGGLWASPRTMARVLTGLVVDRSLGEPALGWQRTGPLPLIWHNGGTGTASMFAGALPDGRWTVVHRLCTAYDETDGLGVDELRAARVRPE, via the coding sequence GTGCGCTCCCGCCCCGTCCCCACCTGTGTTCTCGGTAGTTCCCATGACGAGCCGGTCGTCATCGGCGGGCATGATCCGGACCGGTACGCGGAGATGGGGTCGTTCAGCAAGGTTGTCACCGCCACCGTGCTGCAGCGGCTGTCCGAGCAGGAAGTGGTCGCGCTCGATGATCCCGTCGAGCGGTGGCTCGGCGTTCCGGCCGGGACCGGGATCACCCTGCGTCATCTCGCGGGGCACACGTCGGGGCTGCCTCGGGCGCCGCCCGGTCTCGCGCGGTTCGATCCGTACCGGGCGTTCACCGAGGACCGGCTGCGCATGCTGCTCGCGGGGCTCGACCGTCTCGTCGTCGGCCCTCCCGGGGAGCGGGAGGAGTACTCCAACCTCGGCTACGCGGTGCTCGGGGCCGCCCTGACCGCGGCGGCCGGGCGGCCGTACAGGGAGCTCGTCGCCGTGCATCTGCTGGCGCCCCTCGGGTTGCCGGACGACGCGATGGTCGTCGTGCCGCCGGCGCACAACCGGTCGTTGCCGACGGGGCTGTTCGGTCGTAGCGCGAAACCGTGGACCATGTCGGGGGCGATCCTGCCCGCGGGCGGTCTGTGGGCGAGTCCGCGGACGATGGCCCGCGTGCTGACCGGTCTCGTCGTCGACCGGTCCCTGGGCGAGCCCGCTCTCGGCTGGCAGCGGACGGGGCCGCTGCCCCTGATCTGGCACAACGGGGGGACCGGTACGGCCTCCATGTTCGCCGGTGCCCTGCCCGACGGCCGGTGGACGGTGGTCCACAGGCTGTGCACCGCTTACGACGAGACGGACGGCCTCGGCGTGGACGAGTTGCGCGCCGCCCGCGTGCGGCCGGAGTGA
- a CDS encoding VOC family protein has product MTITHASFVTLPVADQDRALRFYTDVLGFRVAADLATPQGRWLQVAPEGAQTVFTLSGPGMGGFEPGTARGIMLVTTDVDADCARLAEAGVAVQGPDDVPWGRMAGFQDPDGNGLMLLTEAAH; this is encoded by the coding sequence ATGACCATCACCCACGCCTCCTTCGTCACGCTCCCCGTCGCCGACCAGGACCGTGCCCTGCGCTTCTACACCGACGTCCTCGGCTTCCGGGTCGCCGCCGATCTCGCCACCCCCCAGGGCCGATGGCTCCAGGTCGCGCCCGAGGGCGCGCAGACGGTCTTCACGCTCTCCGGTCCCGGGATGGGCGGCTTCGAGCCGGGCACGGCACGGGGGATCATGCTGGTCACCACCGACGTCGACGCGGACTGCGCGCGGCTCGCGGAGGCCGGGGTCGCCGTACAGGGCCCGGACGACGTGCCCTGGGGGCGCATGGCAGGCTTCCAGGACCCCGACGGCAACGGGCTGATGCTGCTGACGGAGGCCGCTCACTGA
- a CDS encoding glycosyltransferase family 2 protein — MTEPRIAVAVVTMGNRPAEVDALLESVAKQDLAPHRVVVVGNGCPLPEFAERLSLPGEFTGIELDENLGCPGGRNVALERLRAFGDVDVVVELDDDGLLVDADVLRRVRDLYAADDRLGIVGFRIADENGETQQRHVPRVGKSDPMRGGEVTGFLGGGHALSMAMLAETGDWPAQFFFAHEETDLAWRAIDAGWRILYAPELLLQHPKTSPARHAIYYRVNARNRVWLTRRRLPLPLIPVHLGIWVLLTLARTRSAAGLRAWFGGFLEGVRESAGERRPMRWRTVVRLTRLGRPPVL, encoded by the coding sequence ATGACGGAACCGAGGATCGCCGTGGCCGTGGTGACCATGGGCAACCGGCCCGCGGAGGTCGACGCGCTGCTGGAGTCCGTCGCCAAGCAGGACCTCGCCCCGCACCGCGTCGTGGTCGTCGGCAACGGCTGCCCGCTGCCCGAGTTCGCCGAACGCCTGTCCCTGCCGGGGGAGTTCACCGGGATCGAGCTCGACGAGAACCTGGGCTGCCCCGGCGGGCGCAACGTCGCCCTGGAGCGGCTGCGCGCGTTCGGGGACGTCGACGTCGTGGTCGAGCTGGACGACGACGGGCTGCTCGTCGACGCCGATGTGCTGCGCCGGGTGCGGGACCTGTACGCCGCCGACGACCGTCTCGGCATCGTCGGGTTCCGGATCGCCGACGAGAACGGCGAGACCCAGCAGCGGCACGTGCCGAGGGTCGGCAAGTCCGATCCGATGCGCGGCGGTGAGGTCACGGGCTTCCTCGGCGGCGGGCACGCGCTGAGCATGGCGATGCTGGCCGAGACCGGTGACTGGCCCGCGCAGTTCTTCTTCGCGCACGAGGAGACGGATCTGGCGTGGCGGGCGATCGACGCCGGCTGGCGCATCCTCTACGCGCCCGAACTCCTCCTCCAGCACCCGAAGACCTCGCCCGCGCGGCACGCCATCTACTACCGGGTGAACGCCCGCAACCGGGTCTGGCTGACCCGGCGCCGGCTGCCGCTCCCGCTCATCCCGGTCCACCTCGGGATCTGGGTGCTGCTCACGCTCGCCCGCACCCGGTCGGCGGCCGGTCTGCGGGCCTGGTTCGGCGGCTTCCTGGAGGGCGTCAGGGAGTCCGCGGGCGAGCGGCGGCCCATGCGCTGGCGCACGGTGGTGCGGCTGACCCGGCTGGGCCGGCCGCCCGTCCTCTGA
- a CDS encoding DUF2786 domain-containing protein, whose translation MSTPSTVDRALEAALYDTGHATLDTGASLLAADPASDAELARRGEEFVAAAWRRGWQPADVVRLVRRDLDDVHVRLLAVLVRAQAPRDRARGPRWRAQLDALPGEAPTRTDRFSYATAVLELYRLLLRLPALEPLEETAAPSGAAARPESRMLTRVRALLAKAEATGFPQEAEALTAKAQELMARHSIDEALVASRAPAGAADAPGACRIGVEPPYEQAKAVLLDAVARANHCRAVWNEPFGFSTVVGFEADLEVVELLYTSLLVQAQTAMTKAEAAQRAGGRKRTKTFRQSFLAAYAHRVSTRLNAAARTQVTDDLLPVLASRELAVTGRLDRMFPRTTTTRLRGVSDDAGWTEGSEAADRARVDPRRPLT comes from the coding sequence GTGAGCACGCCCAGCACCGTCGACCGCGCCCTCGAGGCCGCCCTCTACGACACCGGGCACGCGACGCTCGACACGGGCGCCTCGCTGCTCGCCGCAGACCCCGCGTCCGACGCCGAACTGGCCCGGCGCGGCGAGGAGTTCGTGGCGGCGGCCTGGCGCAGGGGCTGGCAGCCCGCCGACGTCGTACGGCTGGTGCGGCGCGACCTGGACGACGTGCACGTGCGCCTTCTGGCAGTGCTGGTGCGGGCGCAGGCCCCCCGGGACCGGGCGCGCGGCCCCCGCTGGCGGGCCCAGCTCGACGCCCTGCCCGGCGAGGCGCCGACCCGCACCGACCGCTTCTCGTACGCCACCGCCGTCCTGGAGCTGTACCGCCTGCTGCTGCGGCTGCCCGCGCTCGAGCCCCTGGAGGAGACGGCCGCCCCGTCCGGCGCCGCCGCCCGCCCGGAGTCCCGCATGCTGACCCGGGTCCGGGCGCTGCTCGCGAAGGCCGAGGCGACCGGGTTCCCGCAGGAGGCCGAGGCGCTGACCGCCAAGGCGCAGGAGCTGATGGCCCGGCACAGCATCGACGAGGCGCTGGTCGCCTCCCGTGCGCCCGCCGGGGCCGCCGACGCGCCGGGCGCCTGCCGGATCGGCGTGGAGCCGCCGTACGAGCAGGCCAAGGCCGTGCTGCTGGACGCGGTGGCGCGGGCCAACCACTGCCGGGCCGTGTGGAACGAGCCGTTCGGCTTCTCCACCGTCGTCGGGTTCGAGGCGGACCTGGAGGTGGTGGAGCTGCTGTACACCTCGCTGCTGGTGCAGGCGCAGACCGCGATGACCAAGGCGGAGGCGGCCCAGCGGGCGGGCGGCCGCAAGCGCACCAAGACGTTCCGGCAGTCGTTCCTGGCGGCCTACGCCCATCGGGTGAGCACCCGTCTCAACGCCGCCGCCCGGACGCAGGTGACCGACGACCTGCTGCCGGTCCTGGCCTCCCGCGAGCTGGCGGTCACCGGCCGGCTGGACCGCATGTTCCCGCGGACCACGACGACGCGGCTGCGCGGGGTCAGCGACGACGCGGGCTGGACCGAGGGGTCGGAGGCGGCCGACCGGGCCCGGGTGGACCCGCGCCGGCCACTGACCTGA
- a CDS encoding AfsR/SARP family transcriptional regulator has protein sequence MLGHDGVHLADDEAYRLPPQTAELLAYLELREGRTARRPAIIRSLWPDKAERVGRRRLSRLLWRVNQAVSRELVIAEGETVRVSDALTSDWQQAHDALAHPDWPHTPSLTADLELLQLPLLVDVDSPWVEEHQRTWDQRRFYALREAGEILLADKRLREAVEIAESLVTWEPLDEPSHLLLISAHMKLGAAGRSTELYQEFRRRLRKELGVEPAFELAQVTALAG, from the coding sequence TTGCTGGGCCATGACGGCGTCCACCTCGCCGACGACGAGGCCTACCGGCTGCCGCCGCAGACCGCGGAGCTGCTGGCCTACCTCGAACTGCGCGAAGGGCGGACCGCGCGCCGCCCCGCGATCATCAGGTCCCTGTGGCCGGACAAGGCGGAGCGCGTCGGGCGGCGCCGGCTGAGCCGGCTGCTGTGGCGGGTCAACCAGGCGGTGTCCAGGGAACTGGTGATCGCCGAGGGCGAGACCGTACGCGTCTCGGACGCCCTCACCAGCGACTGGCAGCAGGCGCACGACGCCCTCGCCCACCCGGACTGGCCGCACACGCCGTCCCTCACGGCCGACCTCGAACTGTTGCAGCTCCCGCTGCTGGTCGACGTGGACTCGCCCTGGGTCGAGGAACACCAACGGACGTGGGATCAACGGCGGTTCTACGCCCTGCGGGAAGCGGGGGAGATCCTGCTGGCCGACAAAAGGCTGAGAGAAGCCGTCGAGATCGCGGAATCCCTCGTCACCTGGGAACCGCTGGACGAGCCCAGTCATCTTCTTCTGATCAGCGCCCATATGAAACTCGGCGCCGCCGGCAGATCCACGGAGCTCTACCAGGAATTCCGGCGCCGCCTGCGGAAGGAACTGGGAGTCGAGCCGGCTTTCGAACTCGCCCAGGTGACGGCCCTGGCCGGCTGA
- a CDS encoding bifunctional 3'-5' exonuclease/DNA polymerase encodes MTDRWALAPAEDGGAEIAPLGRDGLLAAPPLRAPDLAEAVRARPGVARWVWCSTSEVYPRLLAAGVRVERCYDIEDAETLLLGHEGRHGAPRSAAAALARLRGGPVPPDPPQRAAEPGAQSSLFDPQTAPVPLADLAEVYADQQRRHDLTAHPDRMRLLTAAESAGMLVAAEMNRAGLPWSAGVHRQVLTDLLGERYAGGGEPRRLAELADEVSAAFGRRVRPDLPADVIKAFAQAGVKVKSTRRWEIQSVDHPAVKPLIEYKKLYRIWVAHGWSWLQDWVRDGRFRPEFLAGGTVTGRWVTNGGGALQIPKVIRRAVVADPGWRLVVADADQMEPRVLAAISRDPGLMEVASRETDLYQAVSDRAFSGDRAQAKLAVLGAVYGQTSGDGLKNLAALRRRFPRAVAYVDDAARAGEEGRLVRTWLGRTSPPAAGASEEAAEEAGIPVPDTPSGPDGPAGGSAPQDWVPGYASTDARARGRFARNFVVQGSAADWALLLLAALRRSCADMAAELVFFQHDEVIVHCPEEEAEAVVAAIREASALAGRLTFGETPVRFPFTTAVVECYADAK; translated from the coding sequence ATGACCGACCGGTGGGCGCTCGCCCCGGCCGAGGACGGCGGCGCCGAGATCGCCCCCCTCGGCCGGGACGGGCTGCTCGCCGCGCCGCCGCTGCGCGCCCCCGACCTCGCCGAGGCGGTGCGCGCCCGGCCCGGGGTGGCCCGCTGGGTGTGGTGCTCCACCTCCGAGGTCTATCCGCGCCTGCTCGCGGCGGGCGTCCGCGTCGAGCGGTGCTACGACATCGAGGACGCCGAGACCCTCCTCCTCGGCCACGAGGGACGGCACGGCGCGCCCCGGTCGGCCGCCGCCGCCCTCGCCCGGCTGCGCGGTGGCCCCGTACCGCCCGACCCGCCGCAGCGCGCCGCCGAGCCCGGCGCCCAGTCCTCCCTGTTCGACCCGCAGACGGCCCCCGTGCCGCTCGCCGACCTGGCCGAGGTGTACGCCGACCAGCAGCGGCGGCACGACCTCACCGCCCACCCCGACCGCATGCGGCTGCTGACCGCCGCCGAGTCCGCGGGCATGCTCGTCGCCGCCGAGATGAACCGCGCCGGGCTGCCCTGGAGCGCCGGCGTGCACCGCCAGGTGCTCACCGACCTGCTCGGCGAGCGGTACGCGGGCGGCGGGGAGCCGCGCCGGCTCGCCGAGCTGGCGGACGAGGTGTCGGCCGCGTTCGGGCGCCGGGTGCGGCCCGATCTGCCCGCCGACGTGATCAAGGCGTTCGCCCAGGCCGGCGTCAAGGTCAAGTCGACCCGGCGCTGGGAGATCCAGTCCGTCGACCATCCGGCGGTGAAGCCCCTCATCGAGTACAAGAAGCTGTACCGGATCTGGGTCGCGCACGGCTGGTCCTGGCTCCAGGACTGGGTGCGCGACGGGCGGTTCCGGCCCGAGTTCCTCGCGGGCGGCACCGTCACCGGACGCTGGGTCACCAACGGCGGAGGCGCCCTGCAGATCCCCAAGGTGATCCGGCGCGCGGTCGTCGCCGACCCCGGCTGGCGGCTCGTCGTCGCCGACGCCGACCAGATGGAGCCCCGCGTGCTCGCCGCGATCTCCCGGGACCCCGGGCTGATGGAGGTCGCCTCCCGGGAGACCGACCTCTACCAGGCCGTCTCCGACCGCGCCTTCTCCGGTGACCGCGCCCAGGCCAAGCTCGCCGTGCTGGGCGCCGTCTACGGCCAGACGTCCGGCGACGGGCTGAAGAACCTCGCCGCGCTCCGCCGCCGCTTCCCCCGCGCGGTCGCGTACGTCGACGACGCGGCGCGGGCCGGCGAGGAGGGGCGGCTCGTGCGGACCTGGCTGGGACGGACCTCGCCCCCGGCCGCCGGGGCGTCGGAGGAGGCCGCCGAGGAGGCGGGCATCCCCGTCCCGGACACGCCCTCGGGGCCCGACGGACCGGCCGGCGGGTCCGCGCCCCAGGACTGGGTTCCCGGCTACGCCTCCACCGACGCCCGCGCCCGCGGCCGCTTCGCCCGCAACTTCGTCGTCCAGGGCAGCGCCGCCGACTGGGCCCTGCTGCTGCTCGCCGCGCTGCGCCGGTCCTGCGCGGACATGGCGGCCGAGCTGGTCTTCTTCCAGCACGACGAGGTGATCGTGCACTGTCCCGAGGAGGAGGCCGAGGCCGTCGTGGCCGCGATCCGCGAGGCGTCCGCGCTCGCCGGACGGCTCACGTTCGGGGAGACGCCGGTGCGGTTCCCGTTCACCACGGCGGTCGTGGAGTGCTACGCGGACGCGAAGTGA
- a CDS encoding ArsR/SmtB family transcription factor has translation MTTTGVQETPQDRVFAALANGTRREVLRLLRDGGPQAVQDLAAHFAMRRPSLSEHLRVLREAGLVSERRSGRQRIYRLEAAPLADVRDWLHPYERFWRERLKDLGDLLDRMPDDDPT, from the coding sequence ATGACCACGACCGGGGTCCAGGAGACGCCCCAGGACCGCGTCTTCGCCGCGCTGGCCAACGGCACCCGCCGCGAGGTGCTGCGGCTGCTCCGAGACGGCGGGCCCCAGGCCGTACAGGACCTGGCCGCGCACTTCGCCATGCGCAGGCCCAGCCTGTCGGAGCATCTGCGGGTGCTCCGCGAGGCCGGGCTGGTCTCCGAGCGGCGGTCCGGCCGGCAGCGCATCTACCGGCTGGAGGCGGCCCCGCTCGCCGATGTGCGGGACTGGCTCCATCCGTACGAGCGGTTCTGGCGCGAGCGTCTGAAGGACCTCGGCGATCTGCTCGACCGCATGCCCGACGATGACCCGACATGA
- a CDS encoding Tat pathway signal sequence domain protein, producing the protein MTDFSDRQGPALSRRGLLGAGIGAAVLTAAGVGTAHAGGPSGGSGAGGGPAGRRAVAFLAAAMDAYPEQGRIRLAQSYTDQAGLFSTAFTYDNGLAVLALLAARTPDAHARAVALGDALLYAQAHDPEHDDGRLRQAYNVGPYTFYDGSLQPDGFVRADGTANVGTQFGFTGTAVGDMAWAGIALAALAGRTGKRRFRDGAVRIAEWIERNGRTDDEPLGGYKFGVDGAGAKLPFSSTEHNTDLVGLFGRLARLTGDRVWRERRAHARAFVERMWEPDGGFFYTGTNDGVTVNRSPVPEDTQTWTYLALDDRSRARSLDWAARRLAVLDHAGRPNSTVPAGQSYEGVTFSSASLLADEGAPIADGQPRPDRNGVWFEGTAHLALCLRDRHGRGDEARARRLLDSIERAQDRLGGGQTAGGRALPARAGVVSASSPIDTGFGFGYYPYRHLGATAWYVMAAERFNPLRA; encoded by the coding sequence ATGACCGACTTCAGCGACAGACAGGGCCCGGCGCTCAGCCGCCGCGGGCTGCTCGGGGCCGGTATCGGCGCCGCCGTGCTCACCGCGGCCGGCGTGGGCACCGCGCACGCGGGCGGCCCCTCCGGCGGGAGCGGTGCCGGTGGCGGGCCGGCCGGGCGGCGGGCCGTGGCCTTCCTCGCCGCCGCGATGGACGCCTACCCCGAGCAGGGGCGTATCCGGCTCGCCCAGAGCTACACCGACCAGGCCGGCCTCTTCAGCACCGCCTTCACCTACGACAACGGGCTCGCGGTCCTCGCTCTGCTCGCCGCCCGTACGCCGGACGCGCACGCCCGCGCGGTCGCGCTCGGGGACGCGCTGCTGTACGCGCAGGCGCACGACCCCGAGCACGACGACGGGCGGCTGCGGCAGGCGTACAACGTGGGGCCGTACACCTTCTACGACGGCTCGCTCCAGCCCGACGGGTTCGTGCGGGCGGACGGCACGGCCAACGTGGGGACGCAGTTCGGGTTCACGGGGACGGCCGTCGGCGACATGGCCTGGGCCGGGATCGCGCTGGCCGCGCTCGCCGGGCGGACCGGGAAGCGCCGCTTCCGCGACGGTGCCGTGCGGATCGCGGAGTGGATCGAGCGCAACGGGCGTACGGACGACGAACCCCTCGGCGGCTACAAGTTCGGCGTAGACGGGGCCGGGGCCAAGCTGCCGTTCTCCTCCACCGAGCACAACACCGACCTCGTCGGCCTCTTCGGCCGGCTCGCCCGGCTCACGGGGGACCGCGTCTGGCGCGAGCGGCGCGCGCACGCCCGGGCGTTCGTGGAGCGGATGTGGGAGCCGGACGGCGGCTTCTTCTACACCGGCACCAACGACGGCGTGACCGTCAACCGTTCGCCGGTCCCCGAGGACACCCAGACCTGGACCTACCTCGCCCTCGACGATCGATCCCGGGCCCGCTCCCTGGACTGGGCCGCGCGCCGGCTCGCCGTCCTCGACCACGCCGGCCGCCCCAACAGCACGGTCCCGGCGGGGCAGTCGTACGAGGGGGTCACCTTCAGCTCGGCCAGTCTGCTCGCCGACGAGGGCGCCCCGATCGCCGACGGGCAGCCCAGACCCGACCGCAACGGCGTGTGGTTCGAGGGCACCGCCCATCTCGCGCTCTGCCTGCGCGACCGGCACGGCCGGGGCGACGAGGCCAGGGCGCGGCGGCTGCTGGACTCGATCGAGCGGGCCCAGGACCGGCTCGGCGGCGGACAGACGGCCGGCGGGCGCGCCCTGCCCGCGCGGGCCGGGGTGGTGTCGGCCAGCAGCCCGATCGACACCGGGTTCGGGTTCGGGTACTACCCGTACCGGCATCTGGGGGCGACGGCCTGGTACGTGATGGCCGCCGAGCGCTTCAACCCGCTGCGGGCCTGA